The Maniola hyperantus chromosome 9, iAphHyp1.2, whole genome shotgun sequence genome includes a region encoding these proteins:
- the LOC117984934 gene encoding alpha-tocopherol transfer protein-like isoform X1: MLYTAYTRQILNMKAIEYHPLLQITEDDIEKVRKLYNLDDETMIRDSLEAIEAWCKKQDHLVNAYHHLHSNMLERLFLLSSGSVEMTKMKIDKLFTMRGMMPELCLNKSLDEFENLSECLHYVPLPKLNPADRSRVMVTQVKSGKWEEFNLLSYMRYCYLIGEYRLHFDYSLADRYIIDLKNIGISILTKLNPIVLKKGEILCTEGFGTKIKGIHLLNATSFVDKFVSLIKQGLKEKVASRLHVHSSYEELHNEISKEILPKEYGGDGPTCEKLAEQWRDTLKTKDGIKIIEDSNELITDETKRTTSKFNEEYLGMPGSFRTLTVD, from the exons ATGCTTTATACGGCTTACACGCGTCAAATATT AAACATGAAGGCCATTGAATACCACCCACTATTGCAAATAACTGAAGACGACATAGAAAAGGTTCGGAAGCTTTACAACCTCGACGATGAAACTATGATTCGGGACAGTCTAGAAGCTATTGAAGCGTGGTGCAAGAAACAAGACCATCTGGTAAACGCATATCACCACTTGC ATTCAAATATGTTAGAACGTCTGTTTTTACTCTCAAGTGGGTCGGTCGAAATGACCAAGATGAAAATCGACAAACTCTTCACTATGAGAGGGATGATGCCTGAGTTATGCCTAAACAAGTCTTTGGATGAGTTCGAAAATCTCTCGGAGTGTCT CCACTACGTGCCGTTGCCGAAACTAAACCCTGCCGATCGATCACGGGTGATGGTGACGCAAGTGAAAAGTGGAAAATGGGAGGAGTTCAATCTGTTGTCCTATATGAGATATTGTTACCTT ATTGGAGAGTACAGACTCCATTTTGACTACAGTTTAGctgataggtatattatagacCTGAAAAATATCGGCATCAGCATATTGACCAAACTGAATCCAATTGTTTTGAAAAAGGGAGAAATTTTATgcaca GAAGGCTTTGGCACAAAGATAAAAGGGATCCACTTGCTTAACGCTACATCGTTCGTTGACAAATTCGTATCACTAATCAAGCAAGGTCTGAAAGAAAAAGTCGCAAGCAGGCTTCACGTGCATAGCTCGTATGAAGAACTTCATAACGAAATATCTAAAGAAATCCTTCCTAAGGAATACGGTGGTGATGGGCCTACTTGTGAAAAATTAGCAG aACAATGGCGAGATACTTTGAAAACAAAAGACGGAATAAAGATAATAGAGGATAGCAACGAACTCATAACTGACGAAACGAAACGAACCACATCAAAATTCAACGAAGAATACTTAGGAATGCCTGGGTCTTTTAGAACTTTGACGGTTGATTAA
- the LOC117984937 gene encoding alpha-tocopherol transfer protein-like: protein MESIPQDSIFEFNPDTLLYLRKQYDLDKPGRIEEAINILEEWIQKQNHFVVKEFPRDYLERSIIISKGSVERAKKKLDKICMFRTTLPHFFEEFDVKNCELLDDMYGSFLPKLTKDHYRLYFFKGKAKTIKSGMLDCYRHFFMQCEYIQAHDYCNGIVAVVDYTEANLLELLKWFNAVDLREAIAIIKEGYGLRIKGIHLVSASKAIEAVVAIFKQVLSPKLAGRLHVHKTMDEIGKYIDKDIIPADYGGNEKSLLELHKKNIDVLTSDDFTAHLKRMRQACTNEKLRLSTNEADQYLGISGSFRTLSVD, encoded by the exons ATGGAGTCGATCCCACAAGACTCGATATTTGAATTTAATCCCGACACGCTGCTATATTTGAGAAAACAGTATGATTTGGACAAACCCGGGAGGATTGAGGAAGCCATTAATATATTGGAGGAATGGATACAGAAGCAGAATcattttgtggttaaagaatttc CTCGGGACTACTTAGAGAGGTCGATCATTATAAGCAAGGGATCTGTTGAACGCGCCAAGAAGAAATTGGATAAGATATGCATGTTTAGGACTACCCTCCCTCATTTCTTTGAAGAATTTGATGTGAAAAATTGTGAATTATTGGATGATAT GTATGGAAGTTTTCTTCCCAAACTTACTAAGGATCATTACAGACTGTATTTTTTCAAAGGCAAGGCCAAAACAATTAAATCGGGAATGCTTGATTGCTATCGTCATTTTTTCATG CAATGTGAATACATCCAAGCCCACGACTACTGTAACGGAATAGTGGCAGTAGTAGATTATACCGAAGCTAACCTGTTGGAATTACTCAAATGGTTTAACGCGGTGGATTTACGGGAAGCGATTGCGATCATAAAG GAAGGATACGGATTGAGGATAAAAGGGATACACCTCGTATCAGCTTCGAAGGCAATAGAAGCTGTTGTCGCAATTTTCAAACAAGTATTAAGTCCTAAGCTCGCTGGACGTTTACATGTGCACAAAACTATGGATGAAATTGGGAAATATATAGACAAAGATATTATTCCAGCGGATTATGGTGGCAATGAGAAATCTCTGCTAGAATTACATA AAAAGAACATAGATGTGTTAACTTCAGATGATTTCACTGCACACCTAAAAAGAATGAGACAGGCGTGTACCAATGAAAAATTAAGACTATCAACAAACGAAGCTGACCAGTATTTGGGAATATCAGGGTCATTTAGAACACTTAGCGTTGATTAA
- the LOC117984934 gene encoding alpha-tocopherol transfer protein-like isoform X3 produces MESIPKDSIFEFNPDTLKYLRKQYDLDKPGRIEEAIDILQDWIKKQNHFVVKDFPRDYLERSIIISKGSVERAKTKLDRICTFRTIFPDFFGVHNVKESPLLDDLYGCFHPKLTKDQYRVYLLKNKAKTFKMGFLDFYRYFFMQCEYIQAHDYCNGLILVIDYTEANIMETVKWFNVVDLREAITILREGYGMRIKGIHIVSGSRAVDAVVMIFKQVLSAKVAGRISVHKTMDDILEFIDKDIIPMEYGGNGKPLLELHEKNINILTSDSFTSYLREISKAKTDENLRLSDNNQTNQYGLQGSFRALSVD; encoded by the exons ATGGAATCGATACCCAAGGACTCGATATTCGAATTTAATCCAGACACACTCAAATATCTGAGAAAACAGTATGATTTGGACAAACCCGGGAGGATTGAGGAAGCTATCGACATATTACAGGATTGGATAAAGAAGCAGAATCATTTTGTTGTTAAAGATTTCC CACGGGACTATTTAGAGAGGTCGATCATTATAAGCAAAGGATCCGTGGAACGAGCTAAGACGAAATTGGATAGAATATGCACTTTTAGAACCATATTTCCTGATTTCTTTGGCGTACATAATGTCAAAGAATCTCCGCTATTGGATGATCT ATATGGGTGTTTTCACCCTAAACTCACAAAGGACCAATACAGggtgtatttattaaaaaataaggcaaaaacattcaaaatggGATTCCTTGATTTCTATCGTTACTTTTTTATG CAATGTGAATACATCCAAGCTCATGACTATTGCAATGGTTTAATTCTCGTGATAGATTACACAGAAGCCAACATCATGGAGACAGTGAAATGGTTCAACGTAGTTGACTTGCGTGAAGCCATCACGATTTtaagg GAAGGATACGGTATGAGGATAAAAGGTATTCATATTGTATCCGGCTCAAGAGCAGTGGATGCAGTTGTAATGATTTTCAAACAAGTTTTAAGCGCTAAGGTCGCTGGGCGTATCAGTGTTCATAAAACTATGGACGACATTCTAGAATTTATAGACAAAGACATTATACCAATGGAATATGGTGGCAATGGAAAACCTTTGCTTGAATTACACG aaaagaatataaatatattaacaTCGGATAGTTTTACTTCTTATTTACGTGAAATTAGCAAGGCAAAAACGGACGAAAATTTAAGGTTGTCAGATAATAATCAAACCAATCAATATGGGTTACAAGGATCATTTAGAGCACTGAGTGTGGATTAA
- the LOC117984934 gene encoding alpha-tocopherol transfer protein-like isoform X2: protein MKAIEYHPLLQITEDDIEKVRKLYNLDDETMIRDSLEAIEAWCKKQDHLVNAYHHLHSNMLERLFLLSSGSVEMTKMKIDKLFTMRGMMPELCLNKSLDEFENLSECLHYVPLPKLNPADRSRVMVTQVKSGKWEEFNLLSYMRYCYLIGEYRLHFDYSLADRYIIDLKNIGISILTKLNPIVLKKGEILCTEGFGTKIKGIHLLNATSFVDKFVSLIKQGLKEKVASRLHVHSSYEELHNEISKEILPKEYGGDGPTCEKLAEQWRDTLKTKDGIKIIEDSNELITDETKRTTSKFNEEYLGMPGSFRTLTVD from the exons ATGAAGGCCATTGAATACCACCCACTATTGCAAATAACTGAAGACGACATAGAAAAGGTTCGGAAGCTTTACAACCTCGACGATGAAACTATGATTCGGGACAGTCTAGAAGCTATTGAAGCGTGGTGCAAGAAACAAGACCATCTGGTAAACGCATATCACCACTTGC ATTCAAATATGTTAGAACGTCTGTTTTTACTCTCAAGTGGGTCGGTCGAAATGACCAAGATGAAAATCGACAAACTCTTCACTATGAGAGGGATGATGCCTGAGTTATGCCTAAACAAGTCTTTGGATGAGTTCGAAAATCTCTCGGAGTGTCT CCACTACGTGCCGTTGCCGAAACTAAACCCTGCCGATCGATCACGGGTGATGGTGACGCAAGTGAAAAGTGGAAAATGGGAGGAGTTCAATCTGTTGTCCTATATGAGATATTGTTACCTT ATTGGAGAGTACAGACTCCATTTTGACTACAGTTTAGctgataggtatattatagacCTGAAAAATATCGGCATCAGCATATTGACCAAACTGAATCCAATTGTTTTGAAAAAGGGAGAAATTTTATgcaca GAAGGCTTTGGCACAAAGATAAAAGGGATCCACTTGCTTAACGCTACATCGTTCGTTGACAAATTCGTATCACTAATCAAGCAAGGTCTGAAAGAAAAAGTCGCAAGCAGGCTTCACGTGCATAGCTCGTATGAAGAACTTCATAACGAAATATCTAAAGAAATCCTTCCTAAGGAATACGGTGGTGATGGGCCTACTTGTGAAAAATTAGCAG aACAATGGCGAGATACTTTGAAAACAAAAGACGGAATAAAGATAATAGAGGATAGCAACGAACTCATAACTGACGAAACGAAACGAACCACATCAAAATTCAACGAAGAATACTTAGGAATGCCTGGGTCTTTTAGAACTTTGACGGTTGATTAA